A DNA window from Chryseobacterium sp. MEBOG06 contains the following coding sequences:
- a CDS encoding helix-turn-helix transcriptional regulator, which translates to MTLRLYDESVGKMLIERNYPDSYYVHDGDIQECIIQLIPPYGNGFYHEICFENVHISFGNISLDNQLQLYFESDFDTVEMHFALKGKSMASSENFGKTVQFDSYQHNIIYAHRMQGKMDFYGPDLHLLEINLAPSFFKKFLPEYSGLFETFRNTIEKQQSSLITPDHNRISLEMYEILNDIMHCDRKGVFKRIYLEAKVSELLLLQLEQLFHNESSKSPIVKKDEEKMYAVRDYILNNLSTSCSLNDLAHHAGTNEFTLKKGFKELFGTTVFGFWNDMKMEEAKKMLLDTHMNISEISDIIGYKNPRHFSAAFKRKYNILPSKIGNR; encoded by the coding sequence ATGACATTACGCTTATATGATGAAAGTGTCGGAAAAATGCTCATAGAGCGAAATTATCCTGACAGCTATTACGTCCATGACGGAGATATACAGGAGTGTATCATCCAGCTGATCCCTCCTTATGGTAATGGATTTTACCATGAGATCTGCTTTGAAAATGTCCATATCAGTTTTGGAAATATTTCACTGGACAACCAGCTTCAGCTGTATTTCGAGAGTGATTTCGATACGGTGGAAATGCATTTTGCCCTTAAAGGAAAAAGCATGGCAAGTTCGGAAAACTTTGGAAAAACAGTACAGTTTGACAGCTATCAGCATAATATTATCTATGCCCACCGTATGCAGGGAAAAATGGATTTTTACGGTCCGGATCTTCATTTGCTGGAAATCAACCTGGCTCCTTCTTTCTTTAAAAAATTTCTGCCTGAGTATTCGGGCTTGTTTGAGACTTTCAGAAATACGATTGAAAAACAGCAGTCATCACTGATCACACCGGATCACAACCGGATCAGCCTTGAAATGTATGAGATTCTGAATGACATCATGCATTGTGACAGAAAGGGAGTCTTTAAACGGATATATCTGGAGGCCAAAGTAAGCGAACTGCTTCTTTTACAACTGGAACAGCTTTTCCACAACGAATCTTCGAAATCACCCATTGTAAAAAAAGATGAAGAGAAGATGTATGCTGTAAGGGATTATATTCTCAATAACCTTAGTACCAGCTGCTCTTTAAATGATCTGGCCCACCATGCAGGCACCAATGAATTTACTTTAAAAAAGGGATTTAAAGAGCTTTTCGGAACAACAGTCTTCGGTTTCTGGAATGATATGAAAATGGAAGAGGCTAAAAAAATGCTTCTTGACACCCATATGAACATCAGTGAAATTTC